CGGCGGCGAGTATCGAATTCGGAAGTACAGACCCGGAGACTGCGAGGAGGTGTTCGAACTGTATCGCTCCCTGCTCGTCGTCCACGCCGACCCCGAAGACTGGTTCCAGTGGAAATTCTTCGACAACCCCTACGTCGAAGAGGTTCCGGTGTTCGTCGTCGAACACGACGGCCGAGTCGTCGGGATGCGGGCCGCGCTCCCGCTCCGCTTCGACGTGGGTGGCGACCCCGAAACGGGAATCCTGACCGTCGCGTCGATGATTCACGAAGACCACCAGCGACAGGGCTTGTTCTCGTGGCTGGTCGCCGAGATGTACGACTACTACGCCGAGCGAGCGCCGGTGATGTCTATCGGGTTCCCGACCGCCTACTCCGAAGACGCGATACTGAGTTCGCCGGAACTGCGTTCGAAACTCAGCATCGAACACAGCGTCGTCTCACAGTATCCGCGCTACGTTCGGATTCAGCGACCGGAGACGATGGCTCGGCGGAAGACGGAAACGCCAGTCGTCCACCACGCCGCCCGCTTTGGCGGTCCCGTCTACCGCGGGTATCGCAGGTTCCGAGACGCGCGCGTCTCGGACGCGGACGGTGTGACGGTTCGGCGGCACCAACAGGTCCCCGCCAAGCAGTTGGCTACACTGGCTTCCCGAAACAAACCGCCGTGGGTCCACGCGCGGCGCGACGAGCAGTTCTACGAATGGCGGTTCACCTATCCCGACTTCGACTACACCACGTACACTGCGCACCGAAACGGGTCGCTTGTCGCCAGCGTCGTCGCGGGAACGCGGACGCGCGGGCCGACAACGGCGACCCACGTCTCGGACGTACTCCCGCTCGGTGCGAACGCCGACCGAACCCCAGCACTGGCGAATCTGCTTCGTGCCGTCGTCGCCGACGCAACCGATTCGGACCTCGTCATGGCGGCCGGTTCGACCATGCCGTCGGCGTTGCTTCGGCAGTTCGGCTTCTTCCCCGACTACTCGTTTCCGCTCGCGCACGTCGAGACCCAGCGAACACTGCTCGCGCGACCGATGACCAACGACCCCATCGATACGTGGACGATAAACGGTATGGAGTTGTCAGACCGCTCGAACTGGGGTCTCTCGTTCGGCACGCAGGAGATAGCCTAAACATGACGGAGCAGACGACTCTCGAATCGGCTATTGACGCTGCTGTCGAGGACGGCCAGTCACTCTATCTCGCTGGCTTCTCCCACCTCATCCCGTTCGCGTCGGGCCACGAAATCATCCGGCAGGGGTACACCGACCTCGAACTCGTCAGGGCCACGCCGGACTTGATTTACGACCGGATGATAGCCGCAGGCTGTGCCTCGAAAGCGACGTTTTCGTGGGCCGGTAACCCTGGTGTCGGCTGTCTACGGGCGTTTCGCCGAGCGGTCGAGGAAGGCGTCCCCAACCCACTCGAAATCGAGGAGTACACGCACTTCGGGATGGTCGCGCGCCTGAAAGCTGGCGCACAGAAGCTTCCATTCGTTCCGCTGCGCACGTTCGCCGGGTCGGACCTACCGGAGTACAACGACAAGATTCGCACTGTGGCCGACCCCTTCAGTGACGATGGTGAGAACGAGGGCGAGGACGTTCACGTCGTGCCACCGCTCGAACCGGACACCGCAGTCGTGCGCGCACAGCGTGCCGACGCCGACGGGAACGCCCAGTTGTGGGGCATCGTCGGCGAGACGGTTGACGCGGCACTCGCCGCGGAGACGGTCGTCCTGAGCGTGGAGCAAGTCGTAGACGAATCGGTGATTCGGAGCGACCCGAACCGTACGATGATTCCGGGAACGGCCGTCGATTACGTGGTCGAAATTCCGTACGGTTCTCATCCGTCGTACGTGCAGGGCTACTACGACAGGGACAACCCCAGCTACGTCGAGTGGGACG
The sequence above is a segment of the Halorussus halophilus genome. Coding sequences within it:
- a CDS encoding CoA transferase subunit A, whose amino-acid sequence is MTEQTTLESAIDAAVEDGQSLYLAGFSHLIPFASGHEIIRQGYTDLELVRATPDLIYDRMIAAGCASKATFSWAGNPGVGCLRAFRRAVEEGVPNPLEIEEYTHFGMVARLKAGAQKLPFVPLRTFAGSDLPEYNDKIRTVADPFSDDGENEGEDVHVVPPLEPDTAVVRAQRADADGNAQLWGIVGETVDAALAAETVVLSVEQVVDESVIRSDPNRTMIPGTAVDYVVEIPYGSHPSYVQGYYDRDNPSYVEWDEVSETHESTLDWLDEWVYEVTDHREYLEKLDAERLLDLQPQPDYAEPIDMGDYS
- a CDS encoding GNAT family N-acetyltransferase; this translates as MAKTTTRKNQPGGEYRIRKYRPGDCEEVFELYRSLLVVHADPEDWFQWKFFDNPYVEEVPVFVVEHDGRVVGMRAALPLRFDVGGDPETGILTVASMIHEDHQRQGLFSWLVAEMYDYYAERAPVMSIGFPTAYSEDAILSSPELRSKLSIEHSVVSQYPRYVRIQRPETMARRKTETPVVHHAARFGGPVYRGYRRFRDARVSDADGVTVRRHQQVPAKQLATLASRNKPPWVHARRDEQFYEWRFTYPDFDYTTYTAHRNGSLVASVVAGTRTRGPTTATHVSDVLPLGANADRTPALANLLRAVVADATDSDLVMAAGSTMPSALLRQFGFFPDYSFPLAHVETQRTLLARPMTNDPIDTWTINGMELSDRSNWGLSFGTQEIA